A stretch of the Mustela nigripes isolate SB6536 chromosome X, MUSNIG.SB6536, whole genome shotgun sequence genome encodes the following:
- the RAB9A gene encoding ras-related protein Rab-9A: MAGKSSLFKVILLGDGGVGKSSLMNRYVTNKFDTQLFHTIGVEFLNKDLEVDGHFVTMQIWDTAGQERFRSLRTPFYRGSDCCLLTFSVDDSQSFQNLSNWKKEFIYYADVKEPESFPFVILGNKIDISERQVSTEEAQAWCRDNGDYPYFETSAKDATNVAAAFEEAVRRVLATEDRSDHLIQTDTVSLHRKPKPSSSCC; encoded by the coding sequence ATGGCAGGAAAATCTTcgctttttaaagtaattctccTTGGAGATGGTGGAGTTGGGAAGAGCTCTCTAATGAACAGATATGTGACCAATAAGTTTGATACCCAGCTCTTCCATACAATAGgtgtggaatttttaaataaagatttggaGGTGGACGGACATTTTGTTACTATGCAGATTTGGGACACAGCCGGTCAAGAGCGATTCAGAAGCCTGAGGACGCCATTTTACAGAGGTTCTGACTGTTGCCTGCTCACTTTCAGTGTCGATGATTCCCAGAGCTTCCAGAACTTGAGTAACTGGAAGAAAGAGTTCATATATTACGCAGATGTGAAAGAGCCCGAGAGCTTTCCTTTCGTGATTTTAGGCAACAAGATCGACATAAGCGAACGTCAAGTGTCTACAGAAGAAGCCCAGGCCTGGTGCAGGGACAACGGCGACTATCCTTACTTTGAAACAAGCGCAAAAGATGCCACAAATGTCGCAGCAGCCTTTGAGGAAGCGGTTCGAAGAGTGCTTGCGACTGAGGATAGGTCAGACCACCTGATCCAGACAGACACGGTCAGTCTGCACCGAAAGCCCAAGCCTAGCTCGTCTTGCTGTTGA